A region from the Cannabis sativa cultivar Pink pepper isolate KNU-18-1 chromosome 9, ASM2916894v1, whole genome shotgun sequence genome encodes:
- the LOC115722909 gene encoding proteasome subunit alpha type-3, translating into MSSIGTGYDLSVTTFSPDGRVFQIEYAAKAVDNSGTVIGIKCKDGVVMGVEKLVASKMMLPGSNRRIHSVHRHSGMAVAGLAADGRQIVARAKSEATNYESLYGEAIPVKELAERVASYVHLCTLYWWLRPFGCGIILGGYDRDGPQLYMIEPSGVSYRYFGAAIGKGRQAAKTEIEKLNLSEMTCRQGIVEVAKIIYGIHDEAKDKGFELEMSWVCEESNRQHQKVPEDLLEEAKSAAKAALEEMDAD; encoded by the exons ATGAGCAGCATAGGCACAGGTTACGATCTTTCCGTCACTACATTCTCTCCTGATGGCCGCGTTTTTCAGATCGAGTACGCCGCCAAAGCTGTTGACAACAGTGG GACTGTTATTGGAATCAAATGCAAAGATGGCGTCGTTATG GGTGTGGAGAAGCTCGTAGCGTCAAAAATGATGTTGCCTGGTTCCAATAGAAGAATACATTCGGTTCATCGACACTCTGGCATG GCTGTTGCAGGCTTAGCAGCTGATGGCAGGCAAATTGTTGCCCGGGCCAAGTCTGAAGCTACTAACTATGAAAG TTTGTATGGTGAGGCAATCCCTGTTAAGGAACTGGCTGAACGTGTTGCCAGCTATGTGCATCTTTGTACACTATATTGGTGGCTCAG ACCTTTTGGGTGTGGAATAATCCTTGGTGGCTATGACAGAGATGGACCTCAATTATACATGATTGAACCATCTGGAGtttcttat AGGTACTTTGGAGCTGCGATTGGGAAGGGCAGGCAGGCTGCTAAAAC AGAGATTGAAAAGTTGAATCTTTCTGAAATGACTTGTCGACAAGGGATTGTTGAAGTAGCGAAAAT TATTTATGGAATACATGACGAGGCCAAAGACAAGGGCTTTGAACTAGAAATGAGCTGGGTCTGTGAAGAATCAAACCGACAACATCAGAAG gTTCCAGAAGATCTTTTAGAAGAGGCGAAATCAGCGGCTAAAGCGGCTTTGGAAGAAATGGATGCAGATTAA
- the LOC115723332 gene encoding non-functional NADPH-dependent codeinone reductase 2 has translation MEKIIVPDLVIKSSSGGEVKIPVIGFGTAVFPPMELETKEAIIEAMKLGYRHFDTASVYLIEHVLGQAISEAISMGLIQSRAQLFITSKLWCGDAHHDRVIPAIQKTLKNLRMDYLDQYLIHWAVALKPSEPNFVFSRDDVIPLDIKSVWEKMEECQTLGLTKTIGVSNFSCKKLQTLLATAKIPPAFNQVELNPVWQQRKLREFCKEKGILITAYSPLGGKGSIWGTNRVMENDVLKQIAEAKGKTVAQVCLRWAYEQGICFVMKSFNKKRMQENLDIFDWSLTPNELLLIDQIPQQRSYGGQHFCSSAQEFWDGEI, from the exons ATGGAAAAGATTATTGTTCCTGATTTGGTAATTAAATCATCATCAGGAGGAGAAGTGAAGATTCCGGTAATAGGGTTCGGAACGGCGGTGTTTCCACCAATGGAATTGGAGACGAAGGAAGCCATAATTGAAGCCATGAAGCTTGGATACAGACATTTTGACACTGCTTCTGTGTACCTAATTGAACATGTTTTGGGCCAAGCTATCTCTGAGGCCATCTCTATGGGCCTCATCCAATCCAGGGCCCAACTCTTCATCACATCCAAACTATGGTGTGGTGATGCACACCATGATCGTGTCATTCCAGCAATCCAAAAAACCCTCaa AAATCTGAGGATGGATTACTTGGACCAATATCTAATTCACTGGGCAGTGGCACTGAAGCCTAGTGAACCAAATTTTGTGTTTAGTAGAGATGATGTTATTCCTCTGGATATTAAATCTGTGTGGGAAAAGATGGAAGAGTGTCAAACATTAGGGCTTACTAAAACCATTGGAGTCTCCAATTTCTCATGCAAAAAGCTCCAAACATTGCTAGCCACTGCCAAAATCCCTCCAGCTTTTAACCAA GTGGAATTGAACCCAGTTTGGCAGCAGAGAAAATTAAGAGAGTTTTGTAAAGAAAAGGGGATTTTGATCACAGCATATTCTCCATTAGGAGGAAAGGGATCAATTTGGGGAACAAACAGAGTAATGGAAAATGATGTACTCAAACAAATTGCTGAGGCTAAAGGAAAAACTGTGGCCcag GTTTGTTTGAGGTGGGCATATGAACAAGGGATTTGCTTTGTTATGAAGAGTTTCAACAAGAAAAGGATGCAAGAAAACCTTGACATATTTGATTGGAGTCTTACCCCTAATGAGCTTCTACTAATTGACCAAATTCCACAACAAAGATCATATGGAGGACAACATTTTTGCTCATCTGCTCAAGAGTTTTGGGATGGAGAAATTTAG
- the LOC115722020 gene encoding non-functional NADPH-dependent codeinone reductase 2-like, which translates to MENKSVIVNSSNNISMPVIGFGTATFPFVRSETTKEAIVEAIKLGYRHFDTAAVYQTEQPLGDAISEAISLGLIKSRAQLFVTSKLWCTQSHHHLVLPAITKTLKNLRLEYLDWYLIHWPIAMKPGEYLDFKKEDLVGMDFKCVWESMEECQNLGLTKSIGVSNFSSKKLQTLLATAKIPPALNQVEMNPVWQQKKLRKFCQENGILITAYSPLGGNKEGTWRTNRVMDSDVLKQIANSKGKTIAQICLRWLYEQGVSFVVKSFNKERMKQNIDILDWSLSSEELEMIDQIPQQKGNPAISFISNQGPFKSVEDLWDGEI; encoded by the exons AtggaaaacaaaagtgttataGTTAATAGTAGTAATAATATTAGTATGCCTGTTATAGGGTTTGGAACAGCTACATTTCCATTTGTTAGGTCTGAGACAACCAAAGAAGCCATTGTTGAAGCAATCAAGCTTGGCTACAGACACTTTGACACCGCCGCCGTTTACCAGACCGAACAGCCTCTCGGAGACGCCATTTCGGAAGCTATTTCCCTTGGCCTCATCAAATCAAGAGCTCAGCTTTTTGTCACTTCTAAACTTTGGTGCACTCAATCTCATCATCATCTTGTTTTGCCAGCCATAACAAAAACTCTTAA GAATTTGAGGTTGGAGTACCTTGATTGGTACCTAATTCATTGGCCAATTGCAATGAAACCTGGAGAATATTTAGATTTCAAGAAGGAAGATCTTGTTGGTATGGATTTTAAGTGTGTATGGGAAAGCATGGAGGAGTGTCAAAACTTAGGGCTCACAAAATCCATTGGAGTCAGCAATTTCTCATCTAAAAAGCTCCAAACCCTACTTGCCACTGCCAAAATCCCTCCTGCACTCAACCAA GTGGAGATGAATCCAGTTTGGCAAcagaaaaaattaagaaaattttgccaAGAAAATGGAATTTTAATTACAGCATATTCTCCCTTAGGGGGTAACAAAGAGGGAACATGGAGAACAAATAGAGTGATGGACTCTGATGTGCTCAAACAAATTGCTAATTCCAAAGGAAAAACTATTGCTCAG atATGTCTAAGGTGGTTGTATGAGCAAGGGGTGAGTTTTGTGGTGAAGAGCTTCAACAAGGAAAGAATGAAACAAAATATTGATATATTGGATTGGAGTCTGAGCAGTGAAGAGTTGGAAATGATTGACCAAATTCCACAGCAAAAAGGGAATCCAGCTATTAGCTTCATCTCAAATCAAGGCCCTTTCAAGTCTGTTGAAGACCTATGGGATGGTGAAATTTAA